DNA from Actinomycetota bacterium:
CAGGGCATGATGGCCAGCACCACGCCCAGCGGCTGGTAGGCGACCCAGCTGGAGAGGGCGTCGGTCTCCACCGGCTCGTTCGCCAGGAACCGCTCCGCCTGGGCGGCGTAGAACTCGCAGTTCCAGGCGCACTTGTCGACCTCGGCCGCGGCCTCGGCGATGGGCTTGCCCATCTCCAGGGTGGCCAGCCGGGCGTAGTCCTCCCGGCCCTCGCGCAGCAGCCGGGCGGCCGCCTCCAGGCAGCGGCGGCGCTCGGCGAACGAGGTCGTGGCCCAGGCGCGCTGGGCGGCGTCGGCCGCGGCCAGGGCCGACTCCAGCTCCTCGGGGGCGTGCTCGGCGAAGGCGGCCAGCTCCTCGCCGGTGGCCGGGTTGACCGACCGCAGGGTCCCGGCCGCCATCACGGGCTCCGGGTGGCGCCGCGGTCGGACTCGGACAGGTGCTCGAAGGTCTCTCCGGTGGCCACGATGGTGCGGGTGACCTCGCGGCCGCCGTAGACCCAGTAGATCCGCATCCGGCCCGGGCCGCGGTTGGCGAACCGGTGCGGCACCCCGGCCGGCACCCAGGTGGCGTCGCCAGCCTCCAGGTCGAAGCTGTCCCCGTCGACCACGGCGGTCGCCTCGCCCTCGAGGATGAAGACGCTCTCCTCGACGTTGTGGGTGTGCAGGGGGATGGCCGTGCCCGGCTCGAACTCGGTGATCCCCGTCGTCACCCGGTTGCCCTCGGCGTTCCACCTGCCCACATAGGGCAGGGTCGCCACCCCGGCCCCGCGGTCGAAGCGCTCGATCCCACCGGCCCGCAGGACCATCGCCGGGCCGGTCACCGGCCGGCCTCGGGCAGGTCCCCGGGGAACACCGGGGTGGCGAAGGTGTTGACCTGCCCGCCCGGCTCCAGCAGCTCGGCCGCGGCGGCCCGCCACTTCTCGTAGTGGGGGGCGCTCCGGTGGGCCTCGGTGAAGGCGCGCTCGTCGGCGTACAGCTCGTAGAGGACGAAGTGGCTGGGATCGTCGTTGTCCCGGTGGACGTCGAAGCGCAGGCAGCCGGGCTCGTCGCGCCGCGACGCCCGCGAGTTCTCCCCCATCGCCTCCAGGAAGGCCTCGACCATGTCCGGCTTCACCTGCAGGTTCACGATCACGGTGTACATCGGGGCCCTCCTCGGTCAGCGGGCGAACGCCAGCGCCACCCCGGTCTCGGTGGCCAGCCGCTCCAGGGCCTCCATGGTCGCGTCGGGCAGCTCGATGCCCTCGCGCTCCAGCCGGGCCCGCGACCGGTCCTCCAGCTCGCCCGGGAAGAAGATCTCCTCGAACCCGGCCGCCAGCGGGACCGCCTTCATCTCGGCGATCAGCCGCTCCATGCGCTCGGCGAAGGTGCCGGGATCGGCCACGGCGGCGACGTCGATGGCCAGCACCAGGTGGCCGCTGCCGCTGCGCCGCTCGGCCTGCTGGGGGCCGCTGACCCCGGTGGCGAACGAGCTGCCGGTGAGCACCCCCGAGAGCACGTCCATCATGAAGGAGATGGCGTAGCCCTTGTGGCCGCCCATGGGCAGGATCACGCCCTCGATGGCGGCCGCCGGGTCGGTGGTGGGCCGTCCCTCGGCGTCCAGCGCCCAGCCCTCGGGGATGGTCGCGCCCCGCTCCCGGGCGGCGTAGATCTTGCCCCGGGCGGCGTTGACGTTGGCGA
Protein-coding regions in this window:
- a CDS encoding cupin domain-containing protein; translation: MVLRAGGIERFDRGAGVATLPYVGRWNAEGNRVTTGITEFEPGTAIPLHTHNVEESVFILEGEATAVVDGDSFDLEAGDATWVPAGVPHRFANRGPGRMRIYWVYGGREVTRTIVATGETFEHLSESDRGATRSP
- a CDS encoding putative quinol monooxygenase, coding for MYTVIVNLQVKPDMVEAFLEAMGENSRASRRDEPGCLRFDVHRDNDDPSHFVLYELYADERAFTEAHRSAPHYEKWRAAAAELLEPGGQVNTFATPVFPGDLPEAGR